One Deltaproteobacteria bacterium genomic window, CAGGGTATCTCCCTTGGCCTTTTCTCCTTTGCCTTCTTCCTTACCCTTGCCACAACCTGAGACGGTCAGAGCAAAAAAAATCGCGAGTACAACAATTAATATTCTTTTCATGGTTCACCTCTCTTTGTTTGTTTTTTTATACTGATGGGAGCATAGGATAGTTCCTCACATATGTCAATAATGAGAAATCCAGTTCCATAATGCCAATTATTCCAATTTCGTAACCGGTTTATCTCCGCCTTTCTGCTTTAGCTTTCCGGCCACACCCAGAACGGTACTAGCGTAGATATTGCTATGGTTGTATGCAAGGATTACGCGGTACTGCCTCTTCGCGCTGATACCGCACCTCCAGCCGTGGGCGCGCAGGTAATTGGCGACACTGTAAAGGGCATCATCCTCTGAAAAGAGGTTGATATGCCCGTCCTTATCCGCGTCGATTCCATACGCGGAGATCTGTGTGGGCATAAACTGACAAATCCCGATTGCGCCATACAGTGAACCGGGAATGCCGAGCGGATCGATACCTCTTCCCGAGGCGTATCTGATCAGGGCTTTGAGCTCTGAATAAGCCCAATCGGCCTTCTGGCGGCAGCGTTTCCTTGCGTAATCCTCATTTCTCTCAGTAATCAGATCAGGCGCAAGATAGGGGCGGATCGTTTCCAGATCGGAACTCAAAGCCATGCTCGCCAGTGTATTGAAGGCGCCACGGTTGCCCATGTTTTTGCCAAGCTCGGTTTCAACAAGCAAAATTGATACGACAATCTCCTTCGGAACACAGTAGTCATTCGTTATCTTCCGCAATGTCACATCGTTTCTCTGCGCATAGGAGCGCGCCCCGGCAATCACTTCCGGTCTTAAGAAGCGGGCATAAGCAGCCCTGTACTTGCGGGCATAGGCAGCATCAGGCTTTTTGTCTCGTTTTTTTATGAGTTCCTTGAGCTTGCATGACATGGCGCCCGGATCAAACTTTACACCAGGCTGGGCAAAGAGCCTTCTTACCGTTTGCTCGTCGAACTTGTCGGCTACGAGGCGCTCAATAAGAGGAGTCCAGTCCGCAGATACCGGTGAGGGGAAAATAGCCAAGGCCACAGAAAAAAGTGAGATCAGAATCAAGGAGTATAGATAACGGGCCATGTAAAACCTCTTTCAATCGATTTATGTATTCGATATTTTGGTAAACACATTCAATGCATTTTTCCCTAAAACGTTTTCCAGATGTTTTTCGGGGACAATCCTCTCTACAAAGTCGAGATACACATCCATAGGCGCCAGAGGCCAATCGGTGCCGAAGAGGATTTTATCCCAGCTTGCGGCATACAAAAGGGCGTGGCGAAATTCATTCAGTATGAGCGGTTCGCAACCCGCCTCCTGTAAATAAGCCCGGCTTCCCACCAGAAGCCCGGAAATATCGGTCCACACATTCGTGTTTTTTCGTACGATCTCTGCCGTTTCCTTCACCCATGGGTCTCCCAGGTGAGCAATGACAAAGATATTTTGCCGGTGAGTTACAGCAAGTTCATCAATTGCCAGGGGATGGGAGTATTTGAGAAGCCCTCGTTCAGAGAAGGTATCGCCGCTGTGCATGACAACGGGAAGATGGAATTGCGCTGCCAGCTCGTAAATTGGAGTGTAAATCTGATCAGTTACGGAGAATGGATAGTAGCCGGGATATAATTTTATGCCGACGGTCCTGGGATTCTGCAGCGCCTTTTCAATCTTTTCCAGAGAATTATCGGAAAGGTCATGAGGGTTGATCCCGGGGCAGAAATAGAGCTGTTCAGGCCATGAGTCGGACAGGTCCAACTCCATCGGATTTGATGCAGCCGCATCGGGAAATCCAAACAGGGAAGTTTCCTGAAGTCCCATTCCGACAGCCGCCCGGATATTATTACGGGCCAAATCCGCCTGAAGACCGGTTAATGAATAATCACAACCTGATTCCCGGAGAGCCGTATCCTGGAAGCTGGCTATTCTGGAGAAATGTATGTGCGCATCAATGATGATCATTCTATTATCTATTGCCGGTAAGTATCGTAGATGTAAAATGTTAAAAGTATCAGTACGATCTACATAGGGGAAATATGCTTCTATGTCAATCGGAAAGGCCATAAAAGGCTTCAAGAAAGCCATGGAAGAATCGGAAAAGAAGTGTTAAAGAACAGATTAAACTACCTATTTTATTGAGAGCGGGAATTGTGTCTGATAACTGATGGATTTATTCAAAAATAAAAAAATCATTTTTTTCATCATACCATTCATACTTTATGTAACCCTCCTGACGGTTATGCCGTTAATGTAGCCGGATGAGGCGCGTTATAGTGCTATTCCCAGCGCCATGAATCATTCCGGCGATTATGTAACACCGCATTTAAAGGGAACCGTCTATCTTGAAAAGCCGCCATTGTCTTACTGGGCAACGGCGTTATCATTTAAAATCTTCGGAGAGAATGAATTCTCTGCAAGGCTGTTTACAGCATTGTGTGCCTGGGGGTGCATCCTTCTTGTTTATTCCATAGGGACTTTTTTTCATGATGCAAAAACGGGATTTTATGCGGCTGCCGTTCTAACGACGTCTTTATATCATTTTATAATCGGAAGGATTAACATCCTGGATATGCCGTTGACGTTCTTCGTCTGTCTTGCCATATGGTCCGGATACAGGCATTTTTCAGGCGGCGGGGAAGGGAAAAAAAGGCTTTATCTCTTTTATCTTTTCTGTGCCCTCGCCTTTCTCGCGAAAGGGTTGATCGGTATCGTCTTTCCCTTTGCCATCACTGCAATATGGCTTTTGGTTTCCAAAAGATGGCGTGATATATTTAGGCTTTTCTCACCCATAGGAATTATGATCTTTTTGGCTGTTGCCGGTCCATGGCTGATTCTTGTTCATATGGCGAATGAAGACTTTGTGTGGTTTTTTTTCGTCCAGGAACATTTTCTC contains:
- a CDS encoding lytic murein transglycosylase translates to MARYLYSLILISLFSVALAIFPSPVSADWTPLIERLVADKFDEQTVRRLFAQPGVKFDPGAMSCKLKELIKKRDKKPDAAYARKYRAAYARFLRPEVIAGARSYAQRNDVTLRKITNDYCVPKEIVVSILLVETELGKNMGNRGAFNTLASMALSSDLETIRPYLAPDLITERNEDYARKRCRQKADWAYSELKALIRYASGRGIDPLGIPGSLYGAIGICQFMPTQISAYGIDADKDGHINLFSEDDALYSVANYLRAHGWRCGISAKRQYRVILAYNHSNIYASTVLGVAGKLKQKGGDKPVTKLE
- a CDS encoding amidohydrolase family protein; translation: MIIIDAHIHFSRIASFQDTALRESGCDYSLTGLQADLARNNIRAAVGMGLQETSLFGFPDAAASNPMELDLSDSWPEQLYFCPGINPHDLSDNSLEKIEKALQNPRTVGIKLYPGYYPFSVTDQIYTPIYELAAQFHLPVVMHSGDTFSERGLLKYSHPLAIDELAVTHRQNIFVIAHLGDPWVKETAEIVRKNTNVWTDISGLLVGSRAYLQEAGCEPLILNEFRHALLYAASWDKILFGTDWPLAPMDVYLDFVERIVPEKHLENVLGKNALNVFTKISNT